One Massilia sp. 9096 genomic window carries:
- the pheS gene encoding phenylalanine--tRNA ligase subunit alpha — MDPQAQPALEELVVSAQSDFGAAQDAAALENAKAKYLGKTGQVTDLMKGLGKLDPEQRKAQGALINAAKEKIEQALTARREALANAQLLARLNAESIDVTLPGRGRSIGGIHPVMRSWERVEQIFRSIGFDVADGPEIETDWTNFTALNSPENHPARSMQDTFYIEGNDSTGKPLLLRTHTSPMQVRYARTHTPPIKVIAPGRTYRVDSDATHSPMFHQVEGLWIGEDISFADLKGVYLNFVKAFFETDDLQVRFRPSYFPFTEPSAEIDIAFGSGPLKGRWLEVSGAGQVHPTVVRNFGLDPEKFIGFAFGSGLERLTMLRYGINDLRLFYEGDLRFLKQFN; from the coding sequence ATGGATCCGCAAGCACAACCCGCGCTCGAAGAACTCGTCGTTTCGGCACAGTCGGACTTTGGCGCCGCACAAGACGCAGCCGCGCTGGAAAACGCAAAAGCGAAATACCTCGGCAAGACCGGCCAGGTGACCGACCTGATGAAGGGCCTCGGCAAGCTCGACCCCGAACAGCGCAAGGCGCAGGGCGCCTTGATCAACGCCGCCAAAGAAAAAATCGAACAGGCGTTGACGGCTCGCCGCGAGGCGCTGGCCAATGCCCAGCTGCTGGCGCGCCTGAATGCGGAAAGCATCGACGTCACCCTGCCGGGCCGTGGCCGCTCGATCGGCGGCATCCATCCTGTCATGCGCAGCTGGGAGCGCGTCGAGCAGATCTTCCGCTCGATCGGTTTCGACGTGGCCGACGGCCCGGAAATCGAGACCGACTGGACCAATTTCACCGCACTGAACAGCCCGGAAAACCATCCGGCCCGTTCGATGCAGGACACCTTCTATATCGAAGGCAACGACAGCACCGGCAAGCCGCTGCTGCTGCGCACCCACACCAGCCCGATGCAGGTGCGCTACGCGCGCACGCATACGCCGCCGATCAAGGTGATCGCGCCGGGCCGCACCTACCGCGTCGACAGCGATGCCACCCACTCGCCGATGTTCCACCAGGTCGAAGGCCTGTGGATCGGCGAAGACATCAGCTTCGCCGACCTGAAGGGCGTCTACCTGAATTTCGTCAAGGCCTTCTTCGAGACCGACGACCTGCAAGTGCGCTTCCGCCCGTCGTACTTCCCATTCACCGAGCCGTCGGCCGAGATCGATATCGCCTTCGGTTCCGGTCCGCTCAAGGGCCGTTGGCTGGAAGTCTCGGGCGCCGGCCAGGTGCATCCGACCGTCGTGCGCAATTTCGGCCTGGACCCGGAAAAATTCATCGGCTTCGCGTTCGGTTCCGGCCTGGAGCGCCTGACCATGCTGCGTTACGGCATCAACGACCTTCGTCTCTTCTACGAGGGCGACCTGCGCTTCCTGAAGCAGTTCAACTAA